In Chitinophagaceae bacterium C216, the genomic stretch CTATCTGTCGAAGGACGGAGAAATGGGATTCCCGGGCAATCTGCAAGCCAAAGTAGTTTATACACTCACCTCTAACGGTGAAATGAAAATCGAATACGAAGCTACAACCGACAAACCTACTGTTTGCAATCTTACCAACCATACTTACTTTAATCTAAACGGCGGTGGTACCATTAATAACCACCTGCTGCAAATCAATGCCGATGAATACACTCCTGTAGATTCTACATTGATTCCTTTAGGTGAATTAGCTCCGGTAAAAGGAACTCCGTTTGATTTTACCACTCCTACAGCTATTGGTGCTCGCGTGGATGAAGACAACGAGCAGTTAAAATACGGCTTGGGTTATGACCACAACTTTGTAGTAAAAGGTGAAGCAAACACCCTGCGTCAAGCTGCTAAAGTAACCGGCGACCTTTCCGGCATAACCATGGAAATTTTTAGCACCGAACCTGGCATACAATTCTATGGTGGCAACTTCATGAAAGGTACTAAGCCTATGAAGAGAGGTACTAAAGATGAATATAGAACTGCATTCTGTTTGGAACCTCAGCACTTCCCCAATTCACCGAATGTCCCATCTTATCCCAGCACCACATTAAGACCTGGTGAAGTTTATAAAACCGTTAGCGTGTATAAATTCAGCAAATAAGCAGTGAAATAAAATAAAACATTTTCAAACAAACTACTTCCATTCTAATCTTAATACGGAAGTAGTTTGTTTTTTTATCTTAAAGCGATCGTCAATCCTATAGCCTACCACCCATATAATTTTCTTATTCATTTCCACTACCCATACTTTCTCTTTATCGGCCATAGAAAGTTTATTATCGATAAAAAAACGCGACAACTTTTTCTTTTTGGGCATACCCAATGGATAGAAATAATCTCCCGTTCTCCAAGGTCGCAACAAGAGTGGGAATTGAATGGCAGAGGCGTCAATACAAGCTACTTTAGGATCTGTAGGAATAGCTGTAGCATCTGTATGCTTAACAGAGAGTGTACCGTTTGCAAAAACATAATTGCCAGGCTGTTCTATTACTACAGGAGAACTGGACACTTCCTGCAGACGGGACAAAATCAGATGTTTTCTATCCCTTAAAATGCGATGTGTGGAAGATAATACGTATTTGCCCGATTCGCTGTATAGCAACCCAAGAATATCGGGAAGTTGGGCAGGCTTAAAATCATAAGGCCTCAATAGTTCGAGTAGAATTGTTTGTACTGCCGGAGTTTTCTGCAATAAAAGGACGGGGATGTATATATCCTCGCCGTTTTGTTGCAGCAGCTTTTTTCGATACTGCGCTATTGCATGCTGATAAAGAATTTCAGCCTCTTTGAAACGCTCAATGTTATCTAAAAGATTATCCTGCACCTCAGGATACTTTTGAGCTATAAGCGGCAATATGGTATTTCTGAAAAAATTTCGGGTATAATCATTACTCAGGTTACTGTTATCTTGTACAAATGATAATCCCTCAGCTTGCTGAAAATCTTCAAGATCTTTTCTTTTAGCAAATAATAATGGACGGAGAATTTTTCCATTTCTCGGCTTCATACCGCTCACACCTCTGATACCCGTACCCCGAAAGAAATTCATAAGCACAGTTTCGATATTATCATCTGCATGATGAGCAGTTACTATAAAATCATAATCATTTTCTGCTCTCACCTTTTCAAACCAATCGTAACGTAGTATCCTAGCAGCTTCTTGTGTTGCGTATTTATGTTCGGCGGCGAATGCTTTAGTATCAAATCGCACACTGTAAAAAGGACGTTGCAACCGTTCTGCCAGTTCTTTTACAAAAGCCTCATCTCTATCGCTCTCTTCTCCTCTTAGCTGAAAATTGCAGTGGGCTATTCCAAAATTAAAACCACATATATGACATAGCTTACATAGCACCACCGAGTCTACGCCGCCACTCACTGCAAGCAATAGTTTATTCTTTTTATTGAAAAGATTTTCTTTGTATATGTATTGTAAAAATCGTTCGGGCAGCCCCTGCATGTTCTTTTATTTTATTAATAAGTCAAATCTTCGTAAGCACTTCTTAGCTCTGAGTATGCATGTTGCTCTCCTAATCGCTGTGCAACAGCCATACCTTGTTCATAGACTCGTATAGCATCCTGCTCAGCCCCTTGTCTTTCGTATAGCTTGGCAAGATGATAATAACTGCCTACATAATCAGGGTTGGCCTCTAACAAGGTTACAAAAGTTTTTTTTGCTAACTCCTCCTCACCTGCCTTGATGTATTCCAAAGCCAATGCATGTTGCAAAAAACTATCGGCGGGGTTCTCCTTCAGCATGGCTTTAATTTGCTCGATTTTCGACATGTTCTACAACTTTTTTGATAGGTCTTCCTCCTCACAAAACTTTACCCAAATCAATCTTCGGTCGGACCTTTTTTTAATATATTTCATTAACTTCGTTTTATTAGTTGCATAAGCAACTTTTTAAAACGATCTATATGAAAATCCTAGTATGCATCAGTAAAACACCGGATACCACAGCAAAAATAGCTTTCACCGATAATAACACGAAATTTGATACTAACGGTGTACAGTGGATCATCAATCCCAACGACGAATACTACGCTTTGGTGCGTGCGATAGAATTGAAAGAAGCGGATCCTTCCGTTACCATTCATCTAATTGCTGTAGGAGCTGCTGATACAGATGCCATCATACGTAAAGCATTGGCGCTGGGTGGGGATGAGGCTATTCGCGTAAATACTGAAAGCGGGGACAGCTACGTAATTGCTTCGCAAATAGCCCAGGTGGCTAAAGAAGGTAATTACGATCTCATTTTTACCGGAAAAGAAACCATCGATTATAATGGCAGCTCTGTAGGTGGCATGATTGCCGAACTATTAGATTTGCCCTATATCTCTCTGGCTACAAAATTTGAACTGAACGGCACCACCGCTACCGTAACCAGAGAAATTGAAGGTGGTGAAGAAGTGTGCGAGGTAAACCTACCCTTGGTAGTAAGCTGTAATAAAGGTATGGCCGAGCAACGCATTCCCAACATGAGAGGTATTATGGCGGCTCGTACCAAACCGCTAAAGGTTGTAGAACCCATTGCCGTAGAGGCGTTAACCTCGGTAACCTCATTCAGTGTACCGCCTCCCAAGTCAGGCGTTAAATTGGTTCCTGCCGACAATGTAGAAGAGCTGGTAAGACTTTTAAAAGAGGAGGCCAAAGTAATCTAACCTGTCACCCTTAAAATCTTTCTTATGTCAGTACTTATATTTATCGATATAGCCGAAGACGGCAGTGTAAAAAAGTCATCTCTAGAAGCACTCACTTACGGTGCACATGTAGCTCAACAATTGAACGTTGCTGCAGTAGGTGCCGTACTCGCCCCTACCAATGCTGATATGGCGGCGCTTGGTAAATACGGCATACAGAAAATTTATCAGGTAAACCATGAAGCATTACAACAGTTCGATGCCCAGGCATATACTAAAGTGCTGGCACAAATTGTAGAACAGGTGCAGGCTTCCGTTATCGTATTTTCTCATAATAACAACGGAAAAGCAATCGCACCCCGGCTCTCTGCAAGACTGAAAGCGGGATTGGTAGCGGGTGCCGTAGACTTGCCCGACACTGCAAACGGATTTGTAGTGAAGAAAAGTGTCTTCTCCGGTAAAGCTTTTGCAGCAGTAAGCGTAACCACGCCTATAAAAATCATTTCCCTTAATCCCAATTCTTATAAAACCGAAATCGCCGAGGGCTCGGCCGAAGTTGTGACCTTCGATGCCACAGTAGATGCACCCAAAGTAAAAGTCATCAATATCAATAAACAAACCGATGAAATATCACTTTCTGAGGCTGAGATTGTAGTAAGTGGCGGTCGTGGGATGAAAGGCCCCGAGAACTGGGGAATTCTGGAAGACTTAGCGAAAGAATTGAATGCGGCATTAGCCTGCAGCCGTCCCGTCGCTGATGCTCACTGGCGTCCACATCACGAACACGTAGGACAAACTGGTGGCGCCATTGCTCCTAATCTGTATATCGCTGTGGGTATTTCAGGTGCGATTCAACACTTGGCAGGCGTAAACCGCAGTAAGGTTATCGTAGTCATCAATAAGGATCCCGAAGCTCCTTTCTTCAAAGCGGCCGATTATGGTATCGTCGGAGATTTATTTGAAGTAGTTCCCAAATTAACCGAAGCCATCAGGAAATCCAAGTAGACATAAGTTTTTAACAGATATTGAATAAAGCTTTAGGAGCCGCACATTAGCATTTTAAAGCAAAAATGCTTAGTTTCGTGCTTCGGTTTATGAAAAAAATAGAACTTGAAGTTTTTGCACTTTCCCATAGTATTACTCAAACACATTCGTACGCAGTAGTG encodes the following:
- the mro_2 gene encoding Aldose 1-epimerase; translation: MKKFFLLFALAPSVLFISCKSANNNEKDTAGEEETSYQLASDEAFKDTLDGKQVSIYYLRNSGIEAAVTNFGGRLINLMVPDKDGKMVDVVIGPENFNDMVKTNDYFGATIGRYGNRIANGEFTLDGVTYKLPKNNGRNNLHGGPKGFHNQVWDAVQPNDSTLELSYLSKDGEMGFPGNLQAKVVYTLTSNGEMKIEYEATTDKPTVCNLTNHTYFNLNGGGTINNHLLQINADEYTPVDSTLIPLGELAPVKGTPFDFTTPTAIGARVDEDNEQLKYGLGYDHNFVVKGEANTLRQAAKVTGDLSGITMEIFSTEPGIQFYGGNFMKGTKPMKRGTKDEYRTAFCLEPQHFPNSPNVPSYPSTTLRPGEVYKTVSVYKFSK
- the tilS gene encoding tRNA(Ile)-lysidine synthase — encoded protein: MQGLPERFLQYIYKENLFNKKNKLLLAVSGGVDSVVLCKLCHICGFNFGIAHCNFQLRGEESDRDEAFVKELAERLQRPFYSVRFDTKAFAAEHKYATQEAARILRYDWFEKVRAENDYDFIVTAHHADDNIETVLMNFFRGTGIRGVSGMKPRNGKILRPLLFAKRKDLEDFQQAEGLSFVQDNSNLSNDYTRNFFRNTILPLIAQKYPEVQDNLLDNIERFKEAEILYQHAIAQYRKKLLQQNGEDIYIPVLLLQKTPAVQTILLELLRPYDFKPAQLPDILGLLYSESGKYVLSSTHRILRDRKHLILSRLQEVSSSPVVIEQPGNYVFANGTLSVKHTDATAIPTDPKVACIDASAIQFPLLLRPWRTGDYFYPLGMPKKKKLSRFFIDNKLSMADKEKVWVVEMNKKIIWVVGYRIDDRFKIKKQTTSVLRLEWK
- the etfB gene encoding Electron transfer flavoprotein subunit beta encodes the protein MKILVCISKTPDTTAKIAFTDNNTKFDTNGVQWIINPNDEYYALVRAIELKEADPSVTIHLIAVGAADTDAIIRKALALGGDEAIRVNTESGDSYVIASQIAQVAKEGNYDLIFTGKETIDYNGSSVGGMIAELLDLPYISLATKFELNGTTATVTREIEGGEEVCEVNLPLVVSCNKGMAEQRIPNMRGIMAARTKPLKVVEPIAVEALTSVTSFSVPPPKSGVKLVPADNVEELVRLLKEEAKVI
- the etfA gene encoding Electron transfer flavoprotein subunit alpha, translating into MSVLIFIDIAEDGSVKKSSLEALTYGAHVAQQLNVAAVGAVLAPTNADMAALGKYGIQKIYQVNHEALQQFDAQAYTKVLAQIVEQVQASVIVFSHNNNGKAIAPRLSARLKAGLVAGAVDLPDTANGFVVKKSVFSGKAFAAVSVTTPIKIISLNPNSYKTEIAEGSAEVVTFDATVDAPKVKVININKQTDEISLSEAEIVVSGGRGMKGPENWGILEDLAKELNAALACSRPVADAHWRPHHEHVGQTGGAIAPNLYIAVGISGAIQHLAGVNRSKVIVVINKDPEAPFFKAADYGIVGDLFEVVPKLTEAIRKSK